In Cellulomonas sp. JZ18, the DNA window TCACCCAGTCGCCGCCCGGGCTGCGCACCTCGACCCACGCGGCCAGGTTGGCGCCGGTGCACACCTCGGTGCACGCGGGCACGGTCGCACCGGGGACGTCCACGAGCCGGACGCCCATGACGACGCGCGACTCGTAACCGAGGTACCGCGCGACGAGCGCCGCCGCGGCGGCGAGCTGCTCGTCGTCGCCGACGGCGGCGACGAGGGCGGCGTCGTCGGCACCCGGCCCGAGCGCCTCCTCCTGCTCCACGAGGTCCGTGAACAGCTCCTCCACCCGGGCGCGCGAGTGCCCGGCGTAGCTGGTCTGGAACACGTACGGCCCCTGCGCCTGCAGCGCCGAGATCCACGCGTCCGCCGCGGCGTCGTCCGCGACGGCGTGGCTGAGGTAGCTGCGCGCGCGGAGCCGCTCGACCAGGGTGACGAGCGCGTCCGCGTCGCGGCCGACCTGCTGGCTGTCCACCCAGGCGGCGAGCTGCGGGTGCAGCGCGGCCAGCTGCTCGTCGTCGACCTCGCCCGGCGGGCCGAGGTCCTGCGCCCCGGTCCCCGACGACGGCGCCGCGGCGACCCGGTACGAGTCGCCGGGGGCGAGCCCGCGGCCGGCCGGCCCGCCGTCGGCCACCGTCACCGCGGAGCCGTCGTCCGGGGCGAGGTAGAACGACGCGGCCAGCGCGTCCGCGCGCAGGCCCGCGAAGCGCGGTGCGGCGACGACGCCCGACGGGACGGGCACCCAGATGCCCGACCACGCCTCGCCGACCACGACCTCCACCTGCGCGGTCGCGCCCGTGGTCGACGAGCGCGGCAGGCGCAGGAAGCGCCCGGCCGGCCCGTCCGCGCCGACGCGGAACGCGGCGCCGTCGTAGGCGTCGAGCACCGCGGTGCGCAGGCGCTCCACGCCGGTGCCGTCGACGGCGACGCGGAACATCTCCTCGTCGAACGCCTCCGACCGGAACGCGGCGCGGTACGACGTCAGGGGGCTCGGCTGCCGCTGCACGGCGAGCACGGGCTCGACGTCCTCGCGCAGCACGTGCCGCTGCGCCCAGCCGGGCGTCCCGGGCGCCACCCACGCGGCGGCGCCGACGGCGAGCCCGACCAGCACGAGACCGGCGACCGCGCGCCCCAGGGTCGTCGCGACGCCCCGGCGCCGCCGGCGGGCCTGGCCGCCGCTGCCCACACGCACCGCGCGCCGGCGGGCGACGGCGGCGCGCACGACCGCCCACAGGACCGACCAGACGACGAGCGCCGCGAGCCCGAGCGTCGTGCGCCCGTCGGGCACCCGCACCGGGCCGAGCTCGAGCGCGGGCTGCGGTGCGACGGGCCCGAGGGCGGGTCCGAGCAGCGCGAGCAGGGCGAGCACCGGCACGGCGAGCACCGCGCGGGAGTCCCGGCGGACGGCGAGCGGCGCCCCGACGGCCGTCGTCACCACGACGGCGACGAGGAACGGGACGAGGACGGCCTGGTACTCCTCCACCGGGAGCTCGAGCGTGAGCAGCTGCTTCCACCCGACGACGACGCCCGCGACGGCCTCGACGAGCCCCGCGGGCCAGCCACGCAGGTCGGCGCGCCACGGCACCGCGACCGGCACCGCGACGACGAGGAACCCCGCCGCGACGACGAGCGCGCGCCGCAGCGGCCCCCAGCGCCGCGCCGCGCCGAGCAGCACCCCGCCGGCCCCGACGAGCGTGCCCGCGGCGGCGACCACCGCGAGGCGCGGCGTCGCCCAGACCGGCCACGCCAGGACCACGGCGACCGCGACCGCGCCCAGCAGCCACAGCACCCCGAGGACGCGCTCGGCCCCGCCGCGCCGCCCGGGCCTGCGCCCGCGGGACGACCCGCGCGGCGCGCCGGCGGGTGCGGCCGCCGGCTGGGGCGCCGGCCCGCGGACGGGGGCGTCGACGACGGCGGTCATGCGCGGGCCATCCGGTGCACCAGCGGCCCGAGGTCGCCCAGCGCGCCGACCGTCACCACGGTGAGCTCGCGCAGGGTGCGTGCCCCGGGGTCGGCGTCCCGCTCGCAGCGAAGCGCGATCACGGTGGTGCCGGCGGGCAGCGCGTGCGCGGCCGCACGCAGGCGGTCCGCGCCGGGCACGGACCCGACGACGAGG includes these proteins:
- a CDS encoding transglutaminase domain-containing protein, producing MTAVVDAPVRGPAPQPAAAPAGAPRGSSRGRRPGRRGGAERVLGVLWLLGAVAVAVVLAWPVWATPRLAVVAAAGTLVGAGGVLLGAARRWGPLRRALVVAAGFLVVAVPVAVPWRADLRGWPAGLVEAVAGVVVGWKQLLTLELPVEEYQAVLVPFLVAVVVTTAVGAPLAVRRDSRAVLAVPVLALLALLGPALGPVAPQPALELGPVRVPDGRTTLGLAALVVWSVLWAVVRAAVARRRAVRVGSGGQARRRRRGVATTLGRAVAGLVLVGLAVGAAAWVAPGTPGWAQRHVLREDVEPVLAVQRQPSPLTSYRAAFRSEAFDEEMFRVAVDGTGVERLRTAVLDAYDGAAFRVGADGPAGRFLRLPRSSTTGATAQVEVVVGEAWSGIWVPVPSGVVAAPRFAGLRADALAASFYLAPDDGSAVTVADGGPAGRGLAPGDSYRVAAAPSSGTGAQDLGPPGEVDDEQLAALHPQLAAWVDSQQVGRDADALVTLVERLRARSYLSHAVADDAAADAWISALQAQGPYVFQTSYAGHSRARVEELFTDLVEQEEALGPGADDAALVAAVGDDEQLAAAAALVARYLGYESRVVMGVRLVDVPGATVPACTEVCTGANLAAWVEVRSPGGDWVTLDVDPQVANPPVRVEQGTQAPQNPTTVEPPELPVVDPPVLTRDGAGDDQDAADEEARFGDSPWLAVLRTVGLVAGGLALLVAPLLVLPVAKAVRRRRRRRAAVPEVAVVGAWAELVDRSTDLGVPLEGPTRGAAAAASGREGTVHLAALVDRAVFAAVPPSPQDAAAAWDASDAEVAALAQEQPPWRRVGAALSGASVLRSLAPGRRRTAAAAAEEE